One genomic segment of Equus przewalskii isolate Varuska chromosome 13, EquPr2, whole genome shotgun sequence includes these proteins:
- the ECSCR gene encoding endothelial cell-specific chemotaxis regulator, translating into MRTVGATQLCWVILGVLLLQGHNAQSTTTQDSSLRGNLNLTTEPTSPNTGDSPSSEASSPSPPSSTSTPAATEKASQVSKVTSKPVTPKSSSVNGHSPSLVGLTSSQPQKHTSVPGTSVPSSGSSSGSTTGDMSQNITPKSDNTSLRTGEDSTILPSPTSETVLTVAAFGVISFIVILVVVVIVLVSVVSLRFKCRKNKESEDPQKPGTSGLSESCSTANGEKDSITLISMKNINMNNSKGCPSAEKVL; encoded by the exons GCCACAACGCACAGTCCACCACAACACAGGACTCTAGTCTGCGGG GAAATCTAAATCTGACCACAGAGCCAACTTCTCCCAACACAG GAGACAGCCCTTCCTCAGAGGCCAGCAGTCCAAGCCCTCCATCCAGCACTAGCACCCCAG cagccacagagaaGGCCTCACAAGTCTCCAAGGTAACCAGTAAACCAGTGACGCCAAAGTCAAGCTCCGTCAATGGTCACTCCCCGTCCTTGGTGGGCCTGACCTCGTCCCAGCCACAGAAGCACACATCAGTACCTG GTACAAGTGTCCcaagcagtggcagcagcagtggcagcacgACTGGAG ACATGTCTCAAAATATTACCCCCAAATCAGACAACACGAGCCTGAGGACAGGAGAAGACTCGACAATCCTGCCCAGCCCCACGTCAGAGACAGTACTCACTGTGGCTGCATTTg GTGTTATCAGCTTCATTGTCATCCTGGTGGTTGTGGTGATCGTCCTAGTCAGTGTGGTCAGTCTAAGGTTTAAGTGTCGGAAGAACAAGGAGTCTGAAG ATCCCCAGAAACCTGGGACTTCAGGGCTTTCTGAAAG CTGCTCCACAGCCAATGGAGAGAAAGACAGCATCACCCTCATCTCCATGAAGAATATCAACATGAATAACAGCAAAGGATGCCCCTCAGCAGAGAAG GTTCTTTAA
- the DNAJC18 gene encoding dnaJ homolog subfamily C member 18, whose product MAATLGSGERWTEAYIDAIRRNKYPEDRPPESHHPCGCCNCMKAQKEKKSENEWNQTRQGEGSTTYTEEQLLGVQRIKKCRNYYEILGVSRNASDEELKKAYRKLALKFHPDKNCAPGATDAFKAIGNAFAVLSNPDKRLRYDEYGDEQVTFTAPRARPHSYYRDFEADITPEELFNVFFGGHFPTGNIHMFSNVTDDTHYYHRRHRHERMQTQKEEEEDKPQTTYSAFIQLLPVLVIVIISVITQLLAANPPYSLFYKSTLGYTISRETQNLQVPYFVDKNFDKAYRGASLRDLEKTIEKDYIDYIQTSCWKEKQQKSELTNLAGLYRDERLRQKAESLKLENCEKLSKLIGLRRGG is encoded by the exons ATGGCAGCGACTCTGGGCAGCGGGGAGCGCTGGACAGAAG CTTACATTGATGCGATTAGAAGAAACAAGTACCCAGAAGACAGACCTCCTGAAAGTCATCATCCTTGTGGTTGCTGTAACTGCATGAAggcacaaaaggaaaagaagtctgAGAATGAGTGGAATCAGACCCGGCAGGGTGAGGGGAGCACCACTTATACTGAGGAGCAGCTGCTTGGAGTACAAAG GATCAAGAAATGCAGAAATTACTATGAAATTCTGGGAGTTTCGCGAAATGCCAGTGATGAGGAGCTTAAGAAAGCTTACCGAAAACTTGCCCTGAAATTTCACCCCGACAAGAACTGTGCTCCTGGAGCAACAGATGCCTTCAAAG CAATAGGAAATGCCTTTGCAGTCCTGAGCAATCCTGATAAGAGACTCCGCTATGATGAATATGGAGATGAACAGGTGACTTTCACTGCCCCTCGAGCCAGACCTCATAGTTATTACAGAGACTTCGAAGCTGACATCACTCCAGAAGAGCTATTCAACGTCTTCTTTGGAGGACATTTTCCTACAG gaaaTATTCATATGTTTTCAAACGTGACAGATGACACCCACTATTACCACCGGCGGCACCGACACGAGAGGatgcagacacagaaggaagaggaggaagataaaCCTCAG actaCGTATTCTGCATTCATTCAGTTACTTCCAGTTCTGGTGATTGTGATTATATCTGTCATTACTCAGCTGCTAGCTGCTAATCCCCCATATAGTTTATTCTATAAATC GACCTTGGGCTATACCATTTCTAGAGAAACCCAGAACCTGCAGGTGCCTTACTTTGTGGATAAAAACTTTGACAAGGCCTACAGGGGAGCATCTCTGCGTGACCTGGAGAAGACGATAGAGAAGGATTACATTGATTACATCCAGACGAGTTGTTGGAAGGAGAAACAACAAA AGTCGGAGTTGACAAATTTGGCAGGATTATACAGAGATGAACGattgagacagaaagcagagtcgCTGAAACTTGAAAACTGTGAAAAACTTTCCAAACTTATTGGCCTGCGCAGAGGTGGCTGA